The genomic interval TATCGCCCCCACCATCAGGGCGATCGCGCCGAACGCGACGGCGAGGTTGACCGTCAGCGTCCGCCGCGTCCGCCGCCCCAGCCCCAACACGTAGGGTATCTTGCCCAGGTCGTCGCCCATCAACACGACGTCGGCGGTTTCGAGCGCGACGTCCGTCCCGGCGCCGCCCATCGCGATGCCGAGGTCGGCCGTCGCGAGCGCCGGCGCGTCGTTGACGCCGTCCCCGACCATCGCGACGGTGTCGTACCGCGTCGCCAGCTCCTCGACGGTCGCCACCTTCTCCTCGGGCAGGAGTTCCGCCCGCACCTCGTCGATGCCGACCGCCTCGCCGATGCGTCGCGCCACCCGCTCGTTGTCGCCGGTCAGCATCAGTATCCGCTCCACACCCAGCGACCGGAGGTCGGCGACCATCTCGGCGGCCCCGGGCCGCAGGGTGTCGGTGTACGCGAGCCACCCCAGCACGCGCGCGGTACCGTCCGTCTCGCGCACGACGAGGACGCTCGTCTTCCCCTCCGATTCGAGCGCGGCCAGCCGCTCCAGCCCGCGGTCCAGCCCCTCGACGGTCCCGTCGAGGACCGTCTCGACGTAGCTCCGGTTCCCGATGTGGACCGTGCCGTCCCCGACCGCCGCCCGGACGCCCTTCCCGGCCACGGCCCGGAAGTCGCGCGCCTCGGGGACGTCGAGCGCCCGGTCCTCGGCCGCCCGTACCGTCGCCCGCGCGAGGTGGTGTTCGGAGCGGCCCTGGACGGCGGCGGCGAGCGCGAGCAGGTCGCTTTCGCCCTCCGCCCCGTCGCGGACGAGCACGTCGGTCAGTTCCGTGTCGCCCCGGGTGAGCGTCCCCGTCTTGTCGAACGCCACGGCGTCGACGGTCGCCGCCGCCTCGACGTGTTCGCCGCCCTTGAACAGGACGCCCTGCCGGCCGCCCGAGGCGATGGCCGACAGCACCGCGGCGGGCGTCGAGATGATGACCGCACACGGGGAGGCGGCGACCATCAGCGTCATCGCGCGGTAGAACGCCCCCGTGAACTCGCTGCCGAGCGACAGCGGGACGGCGACGGCCGCGACCGTGAGTCCGAACACACCGAGCACGTACGGCTGTTCCAGGCGGTCGATGAGCCGCTGGGTCGGGGCCTTCTCGCTCTGCGCGCGCTCGACCATGTGGATGAGCCGCGTGATGGCCGACTCGTGTGCCCGCCGCGTGGTCTCTATCTCCAGACTCCCGCCCTCGTTGATGGTCCCGGCGAACACCTCGTCGCCGGGCCCCTTCGCGACCGGCATCGACTCGCCGGTGAGCGACGCCTGGTCCACCGCGCTCTCGCCGGCCACGACGACGCCGTCGAGCGGCACCCTGTCGCCCGGCCGGACGACGAACACGTCGCCGACCGCCACCTCGTCTATCGGGACGGCCGTCTCCGACCCGTCGCGTATCACTCGCGCGGACTCCGGGCGCATCTCGACGAGCGACTCGATGGCGCGCCGCGACCGGCCGATGGCGTAGTGCTGGAGCGTGTTCGACAGCGAGAACAGGAACAGCAGCATCGCCCCCTCGAACGGCGCCCCGATGGAGAGCGCGCCGAGCGCGGCGACGATCATCAGCAGGTCGATGTCGACGGCTCGGTGCCGCAGCGTCTCGACCGCGCCCCGGAGCCCGTACCAGCCGCCGAAGGCGTACGCCGCGCCGTAGCCCAGCCACGCCAGCGCCCGCGGCCCGTCGAGCCACCCGGTCGCGAGGCCGACACCCATCCCGACGAGCGCGAGCGCGGTGAAGACGACCTCGCGCCGCAGGTCCGTTCCCGTCCCCGCGTCCGCCCCCTCCGACGCCGGGCCGTCGGTGACGGGCACGTCGTGGTCGCGTACCAGCCGTTCGAGCGCGTCCTCGGTGACGGCCTCCGCGTCGTAGCTGATGCGGACGGTTCCGGTGCGGAACGACACGTCCGCGTCGTGGACGCCGGGCGTCCCCGCGAGCGCCCGCTCGATGGAGCGCGCCCCTGCGTCACCGCGCCCGCCCCGGCGCGCGACGGGGATGACACACACCGACGGACGCGCCGGTTCCTCTGGACGCGCGGAGGCGTCGGAACTCATCGGACGACGGTCACCGGCCGCCGGCCGTCCCGTACCACCCGCTCGGCCACGCTCCCGAGGAGCGCCCGCTCGATGCCCTCGCGCCCGTGGCTCCCCAGCAGTATCAGGTCGACGTCGTGGTCCTCGGCGTAGTCGAGTATCGCCCGCGCGGGCCGGCCGACCGTCGTCGCCGTCGCGAGTTCGACACCGTGTTCGTCCGCGATACCCCGCGCCTCCTCGTGAATCTCCGCCGCCCGCTCCCGTGCCCGCTCGTACCAGCCGTCGGCGACGGGAAGCCCCCCGGCCTCCGCGGCGACTATCGAATCGACCGGGTCGATGACGTGGAGGGTCGTGACGGACGCCCCCGGGAAGTTCTCGACGGCGTAGCGGACGGCGCGGCGGGCGAGCGGCGAGCCGTCGACGGGAACGAGAAGGCTGTCCGGCATACCGGTGATGTGCCACGTGAACATATGAGAATACCGCTCGGGGGGCCGGGCCGCTTCGGGACCGCGTCCGTCGCGGTCGCGCCGCTCGGCAGTCCGGTCGTCGCCCCGGTTCCCGGCCGCTCCCGCCTCCTCCGGGCGGCTTTCGGACGCTCCCTCTCTTCGCCTTTCGCGGCCGGAACACCGATTTGCTATCGCAGTATATCGTTTATGTTTCCTCGCCTCCCCCGCCGGGCGGGCGTATTTTGGTCCCACGGCCCCTCGCTCCGGCCAATGAAGGAGTACGAGCGGGAGATACTGCTCGAACGCATCGGGCGGGAGTCGGCCACCGTCGGCGCCGAGATCCCCGAACGCATCGAGGTGCAGGGGGAGGAGATCGACCTGCGCTCGTTCGTCTTCGAGATAAAGCGGCGCGACACGGTCCCCGCGGGCGAGCGCGAGCGCGTCGAGCGGGCGAAGAAGAACCTCCGGCGCGAGCGCCTCCAGCGGAAACAGCGAATCGAGGAGGACGAGGTGAACTTCGAGGAGGGGGAGGCCCTCGCCGCGGCCGTCATCGGCATCGACCGCGCGCTCAACGCCCTCGAATCGCTGAACCCCGCGGGCATCGAGACGGAGCGCGACCGCCAGGAGGCGATGGACACCAAGCGGTGGATGAACTTCCTCAAGCAGGCGCTCGGCGAGGAGAGCGGCTCCCGGCTGGGTGGCCGATGAGCCGGAACGCGGAGGTGGCCGACCGGCTGGACGAGATGGCCGACCGGCTGGAGGCGCTCGGCGTCGAGTACAAGCCGCGCGCCTACCGGCAGGCGGCCGACAACATCCGCGGGCACACCGTCGCCATCGAGACCCTCGCCGAGCGGGGGCGGGACGCGGTCGAAGAGATAGACCGGGTCGGGGAGGCCATCGCCGCGAAGGTCGTCGAGTACGTCGAGACCGGGGAGATAGCGGAACTGGAGGAGCTCCGCGACGACCTGCCGGTCGACATCGGGGCGCTGATGCGGGTCGAGGGGGTCGGTCCCAAGACCGTCGCGGACCTCTACGAGGCGCTCGGGGTCCGCGACCTCGACGACCTCGAAGCCGCCGCGGAGGCCGGCGAGATACGGGAGGTGAAGGGGTTCGGCCCGAAGACGGAGGAGAACATCCTCGACAACATCGAGTTCGCCCGCGAGAGCCACGAGCGGGCGCTGTTGGGCGAGGCACAGCCGCTCGCGGAGCGCGTCCTCGACCACCTGCGCGACCACGGGGCCGTGACGGCCGCCGACACCGCCGGTTCCCTTCGTCGGTGGCGGCCGACGGTCGGCGACGTGGACGTGCTCGTCGCCAGCGACGCGGGCGAGGCGGTCGTGGAGCACTTCACCGAGTTCGACGCGGAGGTCATCGAGGCGGGGACCTCGAAGGCGAGCCTCCGGGCCGACGGGATGCGCGTGGACCTCCGGGTGGTCGTGGAGGCGGAGTGGGGCGCCGCGCTCCAGTACTTCACGGGGAGCCGCGACCACAACATCGTCCTGCGCAACCGCGCCATCGAGCGCGACCTGAAGGTGAACGAGTACGGCGTCTTCGACGTGTCGGGGGTCGAGGACCCCGACGCCGGCCAGCGGGTGGGCGAGCGCGTCGCGGGCGGGACGGAGGCGTCGATGTACGAGGCGCTCGACCTCCCTCTCATTCCTCCCGAACTGCGCGAGGACCGCGGCGAGGTCGCCGCCGCCGACGCGGGCGACCTCCCCGACCTCGTGGCGCTCGGCGACCTGCGGGGCGACCTCCACACCCACACGGACGCCTCCGACGGCGACGAGTCGGTCGCGGGGATGCTCGCGGGCGCGGCCGAGTTCGGCCACGACTACCTCGCCGTCACCGACCACGCCACCGGGCCGGGGATGGTCGGCGGGGTCGGCGTCTCCGATGACGAACTGCTCGCCGTCGCCGAGGAGGTGCGCGCGGCCGACAGCGAGGTCCGGGCGTTCACCGGGGTCGAGGCGAACATCGCCGCCGACGGGAGCGTGAGCGTCGCGGACGACGTGCTCGCGGAACTCGACTGCGTCGTCGCCTCCCCGCACGCCGCGCTCGACGGCGACGGCACCGACCGGCTGGTGGCCGCCGCCGAACACCCCGCGGTGAACGTCCTCGGCCACCCGACCGGCCGCCTGCTCAACCGTCGGGCGGGGCTGGACATCGACATCGACGCGGTCGCCGCGGCCGCCGCCGCGAACGACACCGCGCTCGAGATCAACGCCAACCCCCACCGGCTGGACCTCCGGGGCGGCTACGTCAAGGCCGCCGTCGATGCCGGCGCGACCATCGCCGTGAACACCGACGCCCACCGGCCGGCCGCGTTCGACTACCTCCGGTTCGGCGTCCACACCGCCCGGCGCGGGTGGGCCGAGGCCGCGGACGTGCTCAACGCGCGCGACGCCGACGGGGTGGCCGACTTCCTCGGCCTGTAGCGGGAAGACCTATGCCCGCGACGCCGCTTCCCCCGACGATGCCCTCCAGACGCACGCTCCTGACCGGCGCGGCGGCCGCGGGCGCGACCGCGCTCGCCGGCTGTTCGACCGGCGACGCGCTCGACCCGGCGACGCAGGGGGACACGCCGACTGCCCCCGAGGACGCGACGGTCGTCGCCACGGCCGAGCGGTCGGTCGACGCCGACCCGCCGAACGGCGCGTTCCGGGTCTCGGCCGCCGTCCACGAACGCCCGGCCGGCGACCGGACCGAACTCCACCTCCTCACCGACCACCGGCTGATTCCCGGGGAGAACCAGCACGCGAACAACGGCTGGCGGCTCGCCGAACTCGGCGTCGAACACGTGAGCGACGCGACCACCGTGACCGGCGGGACGAACTTCCGGCGGCCGGACGAGGGGGAGTCAGCGGCGGTGCGCCTCGGCAGCGAGACGACGCCGTCCGGCCGTCGCTGGACCGTCCGGTTCGGCGACTCGGGGGACGCGACGTGGAGCGTCACCGCCTACACCGTGTCGGAGACGGACCGCGACCCCGCCGCGGGCGACCGCCTCGCGGAGGTCCGGACGCACGTTCGGGAGACGAAGCCGTGGAGCACGGCGTCCTACGAGGCGACCCGCCGGACGAGCCTCGTCTACGGCGAGGACCGCTGAGATGGCTCCCGAGCGGCCGGACCCGCCGTTCCTGCTCGACGTCATGTGCGGGAAGCTCGCCACCTACCTCCGCTTCTGCGGGTACGACGCGGCGTACGCGCTCGACAGGGGCGTCGAGGCCGACGACCGCCTGCTCGCACTGGCGCGCGACGAGGGCCGGACGCTCCTCACCCGCGACCGGGAACTCGCCGACCGGGCCGGCGAGCGCGGCGTCCTGCTCACCGACAGAGGGGTCGAGGGACAGTTGCGCGAACTCGCCGACGCGGGCCTCCCCCTCGCCGTCGCCGCGGAGCCGGCACACTGCGGCGCGTGCAACGGCCCCGTCGAGGCCGTCGCCCCCGGGGCCGAGGTCCCCGAGTACGCGCCCGCCCCCGACGAAACCGAGGCGTGGCGCTGTCGCTCCTGCGGACAGTACTTCTGGAAGGGGTCACACTGGGACCGCGTGGAGGAGACGCTCGCCGGGCTCTAGTCGGTGTTGGGCCGCCACTCGGAGCAGGCGTCCATGTCGTCCATGACCTCCTCGTGGAGGCCGCAGTACGGCGCGAGGCCGTCGTCGGTGCGGACGTAGCTGAACTCGCTGCAGTTGCCGCAGTAGGCGTCGTCGGGGCGCGGGCCGGAGCGCGAGCGGCCCGCGTCCGACTCCGTCGCCCCGCGGTTCGGGCGCGTGGAGACGCGGTCCGGGCCGGCGGGGGCGGACTCGGTGGAGGAGGAGGTCGTCGGCTCGCTCATCGTCGTCACCTCCGCGCCGCCATCGGAGACGGTGGAGGCGTCGGGGCCGTTCGTCTGGGTCGGGGTGTTGCCGTCCGGCGTCTCGCCGAGCAGGCCGATGCCGCCGAGCCCCTGCCGGAGGCGGTCGTTCGACACCTCGACGACGCGGGTCTTCCCCTCCTTCGTCACCTCGAGGCGGACGGTACCGCCGGGGTCGTTGCGCGCCTTGAAGTTCGCGACGGCGACGAACAGACACCAGAACGTCGTGATGACGCCGACGAAGTAGACGGCGGTCACGGGAAGGGTGTAGTCGGTCGGCATCCCGAACCAGTTGCTCGGGTAGACGGCGACGAAGGCGACGACGCCGACGAGCGCGACGGCCGCGCCGAGCCACCCGGCCGCGCGGATGCGCCACGACGCCTTCGGGAGGACGGTCATCCCCCCGAGGAAGACGGCGGGCAGGCCCACGCCGGCGAGGACGCCGGCCAGTTCGCGCGCGCCGAACTTCGAGAGGCCGAGGACGCCGCCGCCGCCGGCGGACGTCCCGACGACGATGCCGACGACGGTCAGGACGGCGCCGACCCCGAACAGCCCGACCCCCGCGTACAGCCGGCGGAGGTCGGCCCCGCCGGCGCCTCCCTCGTAGACCTCCGTGAGGCTGGTCATACTGCCTCTTTCCGCCCTCTCGACAAAAAACTGTGTCAGACGCCCGTCCGACGCGCGGGGAAGTGTATGAAAAAGGCCTTAACGGCGCCCCGGGTGGTTCAGAGCCATGAAGGCAGTCGTCCTCGCGGGCGGGTACGCGACCCGTCTGTGGCCCATCACCCGCCACCGCCCGAAGATGCTCCTCCCCGTCGGCGACTCGACCGTCATCGACCGCATCTTCGCGGAATTGGAGGCGGACGACCGCATCGACGAGGTGTTCGTCTCCACGAACGAGGCGTTCGCCGAGGAGTTCGAGGCGTATCTGGCCGACTCCGCGTTCGAGAAGCCCGTCCTCTCGGTCGAGGACACGACGGAGGAGGACGAGAAGTTCGGCGTCGTCGGCGCGCTGGCCCAGCTGGTCGCGAGGGAGGGAATCGACGACGACCTCGTGGTCGTCGCGGGCGACAACCTCATCGGCTTCGATGTGGCCGACTTCGTGGACTTCTTCGAGGCGAAGGGCGGGCCGACCCTCGCGGCGTACGACGTGGGCTCGCTCGACAAGGCCTCCTCGTACGGCGTCATCGACACGGAGGGCGACCGCGTCGTCGATTTCCGGGAGAAGCCGGCCCAGCCGCCGAGCACGCTCGTCTCCATCGCCTGCTACGGCTTCCCCCGCGAGGCGCTCCGCTTCGAGGAGTACCTCGCGGACGGCAACAACCCCGACGAGCCGGGGTGGTTCGTCCAGTGGCTCGTCGAACACGACGAGGTGTACGCCTTCCCGTTCGACGAGGCGTGGTTCGACATCGGCACGCCCGAGTCGTACCTGGAGGCCGTCGCGTGGACGCTCGACGGCGGGACGCTCGTCGCCGACGACGCCGAGGTGTCGGGATCGACGCTCGGGGCGAACGTCCACGTGATGTCCGGCGCGCGCGTCGTCGACTCGACGCTGGAGGACACCGTCGTGTTCCCGAACGCGACGGTCGTCGACTGCGAGATACACGACTCCATCGTCGACGAGGAGGCCCGCGTCGAGAACATCGACCTCGCGGGCGCGCTGTTGGGTGCCCACTCGCAGCTGACGAACGGCGCGGACTGACCGCGGGGCGACACGACAAGGCGAGCTTTCCGCCCGTAGGCGGCCTATTACTTTCCGCTCACGGCGCCTCACCCGGAGCGAGGTGTAACAATGCAAACCGAAGGCCGTCTCCGGGTCAACGCCGTGGACTGGATATCGCTCGTGCTCGTCATCGTCGGGGCCATCAACTGGGGTCTCGTCGGCATCGGCGAGTTCCTGGAGGCCAACTGGAACGTCGTGAACCTCCTCCTCGGCTCCGTGCCGACGCTGGAGTTCCTCGTGTACGTCCTGGTGGGTCTCGCGGGCATCTACGAGCTGTACTTCGCGTACCAGCTCTACAGCGCCCGGGGCACGCCCAGCAGCCGGACCACGCAGTAACGCCCGGCGGCCCGCGCCGCCGTTCCGCTTTCGTTTTTCCTACTCCGCCAGCCGCGCGTCCGTGACCTCGATGTGGCCCCGGTCGCCCGCCCACACGGTGTCGTACGTCAGTTCGATGCGGCGGGCCATGTGCGGCCCGTCGGTCACGAACGTCTCGAACTCCCCGCCCTCGCCGAGGAGGTGGACGCCGTACTCCTCGTTGAGGGCTTCGAGGTCGGCGAGCGCGTCGGCGTCGAGCGTCCGGCCGAGCCACGACTCGTCGAGCCCGTAGGCCGCGACCTGCACGATGCGTATCTCGAAGCCCGCGTCGAGCATCGCGTCGGCGAGCGCTCGGGGCTCGCGCTGCCACAGCGGGGCGAACAGCTCCGCGTCGAGCCGGTCGCACATCGCCTCGATGCGCGAGGTCTGGTACTCGCTCTCGACGGCGCCGGCCGTGACGCCGCCGATACCGCCCCACTCGTCGGCGAGCGATTCGAGGGCGCGCTCCAGCGGTTCGAGCTCCCGGTCGCCCTGCGCGCCCGACTCCGCGGCCTCGTCCGCGGCGAAGTCGCCGGGCGAAACGTCGAGCAGGTCGATGCCGATGGACTCGGCTGCCAGCCCCGCGAGATGCGTCGCCGGGGTGTGGTACATGTAGGAATCGCCCTCGGGGTGGACGGTGACGAGCCGCTCGACGGGGTGGCCGGCTTCGAGCGCGCGGTACAGCGCCCACGAGGAGTCCTTCCCCCCGGAGAAGAGGCTCACCCACGGATACTCGGTCATTGTCCGCCGTAGCCGTCGCCCCGACTTACCGCTGACGGGTCGCGCCGCCTCACGGGCTCTGCAGGTCGGCGGGTATCTCGCGGCCGGCGACGTAGGAGGCGAACACCACCCCGCCGACGGAGACGACGAGGCTCGCGAAGACGAAGAGGGCGAGCCGTTCGAGCCCGCCGAGCGGGAAGGCGGCCACCGTCACCGGGCCGAGGGTGAGTTCGGGGATACGGGCGACGCCGATCTCGCCGCCGCGTTCGAGGAAGTAGGCCGCGAAGCCGCGGACGACGAGGCCGACCGCCGCGACGCCGAAGGGGAGATTGAGGAGCGCGGAGCGGACCCCCTCGTCGGCGAGCAGTTCGTCCGCGAGCCGGCCCGTCGAGGCCGCGAGCGCCGCGGTCGTCAGCCACGGGACGGCCTCGAAGACGAACCGCATCGCCGAGAGGAACACGCCGGCGTCGCTCGCGGCGTTGGCCGCGACGGCGCCGACGAACGCGCCCACGAGCGCCAGCCCCGCGCCGACGACGTAGGTGACGAGCGACACCTGCCCGGAGTAGAACGCCTCCCGCACGGTGCCGGGTATCTCGGCCACGACGTCGTCCACGCCGAGCCCCTTGTACAGCAGGAAGACGCCGAGCGCGGCGACGACGGCCGCGACGGCCAGCGCCACCGAGTCGGCGAGCAGCAACAGGACCGGGAAGGCGAGCATCGTCGCGCCCAGCGGCACGAGCACCGTCGAGCGCAGTTCCTCGTCGGCGAGGAACTGCTTGAGCAGGTAGTAGGTGGACTCGATGTCGTGGCTCTGGCGGACGACCACCCGGTCCACGGCGTCGACGCGGAGCCGGGACTCCACGATGGGGACGAGCCGCTCGGCCTCCGCGCTCGCGACGACGACAACGGCCGAGTCGGGGTTCAGCCGCTCGACGATGTCGTCCAGCCCGCGCGCGACCGCCCGGTCCGCGCGGACGGCGTCGCCCGCGCCCGACACCACGGCCACCTCCGCGGGTTCGTTCTCGTCGCGCAGGTCGCGCGCCACCTTCAGCGCCTCCAGCATCGAGTTCACCCGGGAGTCGCCGGGGTCGTCGATACCTACGTCGGTGACGAGCGCGCGGACCGCCTCCCAGCCGACGACCGGCTCGTCGGCCAGGCCGCCGTCCCGGTCCACACACACGACCAGCGTTGTCACGTCGGAAGGGAAACCGCCGCGGGACAAAAGTCTTCAGCCGTCAGAGCCGGAAATCCGCGTCGCCGTCCACGGTGTCCGCGACGCCGCGCCCGAACGCGTACGCCAGCGAGGCCGCCCCGCCCCGGAGGCGCGCGAGCGGCCCCTGTGCCGGCGAGAACTCCGCGACGCCGACCTCGGTACCGAGCCGGTCTTCGAGCATCGCCTCCACGTCGTCGCGGGTGCCGAGCTCGTCCACGAGCCCGTTGTCGCGCGCCTCGCCGCCGAGGTACACCTTCGCGTCGGTCGAGCGGACGAACTCGGGGTCCAGCCCGCGCCCCTCCGCGACCACGTCCACGAACTCCTCGTAGTAGCCGTCGATGATGCCCTGCAGGTACTCGCGGTCGTCGTCCTCCATCTCGGCGAAGGGGACGCCCGCCTCCTTGTACTCGCCGGCGGTGAACTGCTCGTAGGAGACGCCCACCTTGTCGAGCAGCTCCGTGGCGGTGAAGCGGGAGCCGCGGACGCCGATGGAGCCGACGATGCTCCCCTCGCGCGCCCACAGCTCGTCGCAGGCGCTGGCTATCCAGTAGCCGCCGGAGGCGCACACGTCGGTCGCGTACGCGACGGTCGGGCCGTCGAACCGCTCGGCGGCGAGCCGGATGTCGTCGGACGGCACGACCTGCCCGCCCGGCGTGTTGAGCTTCACGACGAGCGCCTCGACGTTCGGGTCGTCGTTCGCGCGGTCGAGCTGGTCGACCACCGCGTCCGCGCCGGTGCCGCCGGGGTCGGTCGGGAGGCCGCCGCCCCCGCCGTCGCGGGTGATGGGCCCCTCGACCGCGACTTCCGCGACGTTGTAGTCGGGGAACCACGAGGCCGCGAGGTTGCCGGCGAGTCGGACCGCGGCGACGAGCGCGGCGAGCACGAGCAGGACGCCGAGCAGGTCCGCGAGGTTCCCCGGGTACTCGACGAACAGGAGCCAGCCGGCGACCGCCGCGACGACGAGCGCGACCGCGAGCACGACGACGCGGCCGACGGTATCCGATGTGTCGTTCATACCCCGCGTGGGGAGCGCCGGCGGATAAATCCGACCCCGCGACGGTGCGGCCGCTCGCGGGCGGCGGAAAACGTGGAAAAGTCGCGTGCGATTACAGCAGGCCGGTCTTCTGCAGCTTCATCAGGTCCTCGGTGTCGAGCGTCTCGCCGTCCTGGAAGGCCTGGTATATCTCCTCGGCCTCCTCGCGGGCCTCGGCCTCCTTCTCCTCGCGGGCCTCGCGCTTCTCGGACTCCTCCTCCTCGTCCAGCTCGCGCAGACGCTTCTGGACGCGGACGAAGTCCTCGTGGTGGCGGTCGGCGGCCTCCTGGGCGTCGACGAACTGCTCGTGCCACTCGTCGGCCTCGTCGCGGATCTCGTCGGCCTCGCGGTAGGCCTCGATCATCTGGTTGTGGTGCTCCTGGGCCTCGTCCGCGAGCTCCGTCACCTTCTGGTGGTGCTCGGACGCCTGCGCGCGGACCTCCTGGGCCTTCTCCTTGAGCTCCTCCAGCTCGCCCGACTGGTCGAGCTTCTCCTTGCGCTCGGAGAGCTTCTCGCGCTTCTCCTCGATCTCCTCGATGAGTTCGCGCTCGTCCTCGGTCGAGAGCACCTCGGTCTGCTGTTTGAACTCGAGGTCCTCGATCTCCTCCTTGAGCTGCTCGACGGACTTCCCCTCGTTCAGTTCGAGGTCGTCCTTGAGCTGGTCGACCTTGTCGAACAGCTCGTTGGCCTTGGCGTTGAGCTCGTTTCGCTTCTCCTTGTGCTCCTGGACCTGCTCGTTGAGCTCGTCGCGCTTCTCGCGGTGCTCCTGTGCCTCGTCCACCTTCTCCCGCGTCTTGGCGTTGAACTCGTCGCGCTTGGAGGCGCGCTCGGAGGCCATCTGGTTCAGGTCGTTCCGTCGGTCACGGAGCTGACCCGCCTTCTTGATGAGCTGGCCTTTGTTGTCGGTTTCGAGTTCTTCGTCGGTGAGCGGTACGTTCTTGCTGTCTTCAATACTGTCTGCCATGGTTACGATCTATGCCATTACCGCTCCGAGCGCAGCATCGGCTTCTCGGAAGAAAGCTACCGTCCGGACAAGCGGTT from Halosegnis marinus carries:
- a CDS encoding DUF373 family protein, whose translation is MTTLVVCVDRDGGLADEPVVGWEAVRALVTDVGIDDPGDSRVNSMLEALKVARDLRDENEPAEVAVVSGAGDAVRADRAVARGLDDIVERLNPDSAVVVVASAEAERLVPIVESRLRVDAVDRVVVRQSHDIESTYYLLKQFLADEELRSTVLVPLGATMLAFPVLLLLADSVALAVAAVVAALGVFLLYKGLGVDDVVAEIPGTVREAFYSGQVSLVTYVVGAGLALVGAFVGAVAANAASDAGVFLSAMRFVFEAVPWLTTAALAASTGRLADELLADEGVRSALLNLPFGVAAVGLVVRGFAAYFLERGGEIGVARIPELTLGPVTVAAFPLGGLERLALFVFASLVVSVGGVVFASYVAGREIPADLQSP
- the sppA gene encoding signal peptide peptidase SppA, which codes for MNDTSDTVGRVVVLAVALVVAAVAGWLLFVEYPGNLADLLGVLLVLAALVAAVRLAGNLAASWFPDYNVAEVAVEGPITRDGGGGGLPTDPGGTGADAVVDQLDRANDDPNVEALVVKLNTPGGQVVPSDDIRLAAERFDGPTVAYATDVCASGGYWIASACDELWAREGSIVGSIGVRGSRFTATELLDKVGVSYEQFTAGEYKEAGVPFAEMEDDDREYLQGIIDGYYEEFVDVVAEGRGLDPEFVRSTDAKVYLGGEARDNGLVDELGTRDDVEAMLEDRLGTEVGVAEFSPAQGPLARLRGGAASLAYAFGRGVADTVDGDADFRL
- a CDS encoding coiled-coil protein, encoding MADSIEDSKNVPLTDEELETDNKGQLIKKAGQLRDRRNDLNQMASERASKRDEFNAKTREKVDEAQEHREKRDELNEQVQEHKEKRNELNAKANELFDKVDQLKDDLELNEGKSVEQLKEEIEDLEFKQQTEVLSTEDERELIEEIEEKREKLSERKEKLDQSGELEELKEKAQEVRAQASEHHQKVTELADEAQEHHNQMIEAYREADEIRDEADEWHEQFVDAQEAADRHHEDFVRVQKRLRELDEEEESEKREAREEKEAEAREEAEEIYQAFQDGETLDTEDLMKLQKTGLL